In the Victivallis sp. Marseille-Q1083 genome, one interval contains:
- a CDS encoding response regulator translates to MAELINKLPGGTETILIVDDHETIWDFLIEALQELGYSVLLAENGLDAVEIYRGNPDEIDLVLLDMVMPKAGGHQTFYRIKEIDPDANILLSSGFVSEDEVQDLLKQGANGFLPKPHRLPAVAAAIRRILDQSRKPHARASAAATME, encoded by the coding sequence ATGGCTGAACTTATCAACAAGTTGCCGGGCGGCACGGAAACGATTCTGATTGTCGACGACCATGAAACGATTTGGGATTTTCTGATCGAGGCGTTGCAGGAGTTGGGCTATTCGGTGCTGCTGGCGGAAAATGGATTGGATGCGGTTGAGATTTACCGGGGGAATCCGGATGAAATCGATCTGGTGCTGCTGGATATGGTGATGCCCAAGGCCGGCGGCCATCAGACGTTTTACCGGATCAAGGAGATCGATCCGGACGCCAATATTCTGTTGTCCAGCGGTTTTGTTTCCGAAGATGAAGTTCAGGATCTGTTGAAGCAGGGGGCCAACGGCTTTTTGCCGAAGCCGCACCGGTTGCCGGCGGTCGCCGCGGCGATTCGCCGCATCCTCGACCAGAGCCGCAAACCGCACGCCAGGGCTTCTGCCGCCGCTACCATGGAATAA
- a CDS encoding 1-acyl-sn-glycerol-3-phosphate acyltransferase — protein sequence MSCPNNLFEGDTYDTPPGRRSWEDRLLLGNRFHFYLRNFWIFCQTGCCARRGHLTAERQIHYSNGNIRLVEACGGIIHLRGLDHLRQLEGRPVILMGTHMSMLETAVFHAIVRPHLDFTFVIKQSLLKVPFFGWIMQSLAAIPVGRSNPREDLKAVLKQGKQLLQSGRSIILFPQATRSTDFNADSFNSIGVKLAKAAGVEIVPFALKTDFIGNGKYLRDFGPIHRDRQIYFEFGAPVRVEGNGKQELQQLTAFTADRLNRWAQEQAVR from the coding sequence ATGAGCTGTCCGAATAATTTGTTCGAGGGCGACACTTACGATACTCCACCCGGCCGCCGCTCCTGGGAAGACCGGTTGCTGCTCGGCAACCGTTTTCATTTTTATCTCCGCAATTTCTGGATTTTCTGCCAGACCGGCTGCTGCGCCAGGCGCGGCCACCTGACCGCCGAGCGGCAAATTCATTATTCCAACGGCAATATCCGGCTCGTCGAAGCCTGCGGCGGCATCATCCACCTGCGGGGCCTCGACCATCTGCGGCAACTGGAAGGCCGGCCGGTCATTCTGATGGGCACCCATATGAGCATGCTGGAAACCGCCGTATTCCACGCTATCGTCCGGCCGCATCTGGACTTTACCTTCGTCATCAAGCAATCTCTTTTGAAAGTGCCGTTCTTCGGCTGGATCATGCAGTCGCTGGCCGCCATTCCGGTCGGCCGGTCCAATCCGCGCGAAGATTTGAAAGCGGTGCTGAAACAAGGCAAGCAACTGCTGCAGTCCGGCCGGTCGATCATCCTGTTTCCCCAGGCCACCCGCAGCACCGACTTCAATGCCGACAGCTTCAATTCCATCGGCGTGAAGCTGGCCAAAGCCGCCGGCGTCGAGATCGTCCCTTTTGCGCTGAAAACCGATTTCATCGGCAACGGCAAATACCTGCGCGACTTCGGGCCGATCCATCGCGACCGGCAGATCTATTTCGAATTCGGCGCGCCGGTCCGGGTCGAAGGCAACGGCAAGCAGGAACTGCAGCAGTTGACCGCCTTTACCGCCGACCGGCTGAACCGCTGGGCACAGGAACAGGCCGTTCGCTAA
- the kdsB gene encoding 3-deoxy-manno-octulosonate cytidylyltransferase, producing the protein MNDPVIAVIPARYASTRFPGKALAELCGKPMIQHVYEKAQASRADLVVVATDHELIKTKVESFGGRAVMTSPDHPSGTDRIFEAIQGLPGDIVINLQGDEPLLPTSVIDALIELMQNRPDCPMATVAVPAPRARLADSNIVKVVRGADGQALYFSRAPIPFLRDGGTEMPLYQHWGIYAYRRRTLARFVALPPSPLENCEKLEQLRALENGIPIQVLLSRLSSIGVDTPADLAAAEALMKQQRLEANR; encoded by the coding sequence ATGAACGACCCAGTAATCGCCGTCATCCCGGCCCGTTATGCCAGTACCAGGTTTCCCGGCAAAGCGCTCGCCGAACTGTGCGGCAAACCGATGATTCAACATGTTTACGAAAAGGCGCAGGCCAGCCGGGCCGACCTGGTTGTCGTCGCCACCGACCATGAACTGATCAAAACCAAAGTCGAATCGTTCGGCGGCCGGGCGGTGATGACCTCCCCCGACCACCCGTCCGGCACCGACCGGATTTTCGAGGCCATCCAGGGGCTGCCGGGCGACATCGTCATCAACCTTCAGGGCGACGAGCCGCTGCTGCCGACTTCGGTCATCGACGCATTGATCGAATTGATGCAAAATCGTCCGGATTGTCCGATGGCAACGGTGGCGGTGCCGGCGCCGCGGGCCCGCCTGGCGGATTCCAATATCGTCAAAGTCGTTCGCGGCGCCGACGGCCAGGCACTCTATTTCAGCCGGGCGCCGATTCCCTTCCTGCGCGACGGCGGTACCGAGATGCCGCTCTACCAGCACTGGGGAATCTACGCCTATCGGCGCCGTACTCTGGCGCGTTTCGTCGCCCTGCCGCCGTCCCCGCTGGAAAATTGCGAAAAACTCGAACAGCTCCGGGCCCTGGAGAATGGCATCCCCATTCAAGTTCTGCTCAGCCGTCTCTCCAGCATCGGCGTGGATACGCCAGCCGACCTGGCCGCGGCGGAAGCGCTGATGAAGCAGCAGAGGCTGGAGGCGAACCGATGA
- a CDS encoding LptA/OstA family protein yields the protein MKFSTFSGIAALLVLGSLAVTAAPRKGEMADELRNARASEARMPIYHENRLQFLVFGSELAMHGQSVLASEPIIDIVRKGVDVDDVTYQSDRRHIYPLYAPAETVFDYWKKHLHSEGIISANAAEINRLAMTASSEEPVLFRSPMLDLDGIGFVADYSKRTLLIQDNVKIQIRPAFSLESLAADQPPADKPVKVWADKMFIDFEAKLVTLTGNIRVDDERGRINCDQLKLTLSDDQAATPPADEAEALGAINGISSIECLGNVIITRHLNEEDAAFGDQQATAGRALYDVVNEVITLTEENPTIQRGSDRIGGQRIVLHQKDNRINVSGQCRLLARLPQQDGQTTAEPTLVTSEEMDLDAGANLATLTGNVTISDPNALITCHKMLFHLVDQPGNAPLPADDSPSGEFFGGGAKTVDRIECFDDVMITRKLPEAEQADGNQTARANYADYTVADGTITLSGGLPTLERGSDRLSGRTIRFNRNTNLVDLAGDCVLSMHLPREGVKADQPTVVHSDRMQFDYAGNLGTFSGNVRIVDPTVNVECNTMTIQLSDLPGEPPVAAPVEPTGAPALLPGMDTALVPGGGKEVTEIVCLGDVVVQRKDAANGTETEKASAGKAVYHYKESKIILSDGNPLIIRGRDSISGREVAILLDEERLIVDRDSKIILESLRNGVFQSAEPARTIVKSDYTDLNFGDNVLSFAGSVKITDPQLNLTADNLKIYLLDDVQPAAVEPAADPAAMFTGGRKTVNKIVCDGNVKAHDPRADLNCDMLTLLFRENAAGSALTSQGGTELYQILCDGNIKLVARDESPETGNAAFDELGLQFTGGSGGELHADHGSIQPADNRADFLGNVLVFDEAGNKLTSDELTILAAEVSAAAAPLDEDDENFDIWDNGGEPQQISIGAGKELKQIIARKNVHIGRTLNGVLQQATGEKAVYDVTSRQVNITGSEAKLPTLEYGKTVQTGREIIMDVDSGRMQILDTELRNVDPASLKEF from the coding sequence GTGAAATTTTCAACTTTTTCCGGCATCGCCGCGCTGCTGGTGCTGGGGAGCCTTGCCGTGACGGCCGCCCCCCGCAAAGGCGAGATGGCGGATGAATTGCGCAATGCCAGGGCCAGCGAGGCCCGGATGCCGATTTACCATGAGAACCGTTTGCAATTCCTCGTTTTCGGCAGCGAACTGGCGATGCACGGCCAGTCGGTGCTGGCGTCGGAACCGATCATCGATATCGTCCGCAAAGGCGTCGATGTCGATGACGTGACCTATCAATCCGACCGCCGCCACATTTACCCGTTGTATGCGCCGGCCGAAACGGTCTTCGACTACTGGAAGAAGCATCTGCACAGCGAAGGCATCATTTCGGCAAACGCCGCCGAGATCAATCGATTGGCGATGACCGCCTCCAGCGAAGAGCCGGTTCTGTTTCGTTCGCCGATGCTGGATCTGGACGGCATCGGTTTCGTCGCCGATTACTCGAAGCGCACGCTGCTGATTCAGGACAACGTCAAAATCCAGATCCGGCCGGCCTTTTCCCTGGAAAGTCTCGCCGCCGACCAACCGCCGGCCGACAAGCCGGTCAAAGTCTGGGCGGACAAGATGTTCATCGACTTCGAGGCGAAACTGGTGACGCTGACCGGCAATATCCGCGTCGACGACGAACGCGGCCGGATCAACTGCGATCAATTGAAATTGACGCTCAGCGACGATCAGGCGGCAACGCCGCCGGCGGACGAAGCGGAGGCTCTCGGCGCCATCAACGGCATATCGAGTATCGAATGTCTCGGCAACGTCATCATCACCCGCCATTTGAATGAAGAAGACGCCGCGTTCGGCGACCAGCAGGCCACCGCCGGCCGGGCACTCTACGACGTGGTCAACGAAGTGATCACGCTGACCGAAGAAAACCCGACAATACAGCGCGGCAGCGACCGGATCGGCGGCCAGCGGATCGTCCTCCACCAGAAGGACAACCGGATCAATGTGTCCGGCCAATGCCGTTTGCTGGCCCGCCTGCCTCAGCAGGACGGCCAAACGACCGCCGAGCCGACCCTCGTCACCTCGGAGGAGATGGATCTCGACGCCGGCGCCAACCTGGCGACGCTGACCGGCAATGTGACGATTTCCGACCCGAATGCGCTGATCACCTGTCACAAAATGCTGTTTCATCTGGTCGATCAGCCGGGTAACGCGCCGCTGCCGGCGGATGATTCGCCAAGCGGCGAATTTTTCGGTGGCGGCGCCAAAACCGTCGACCGGATCGAATGTTTTGACGACGTGATGATCACCCGCAAACTGCCCGAAGCGGAACAGGCCGACGGCAATCAGACCGCCCGCGCCAACTACGCGGACTACACGGTTGCCGACGGCACAATCACCCTCTCCGGCGGCCTGCCGACCCTGGAACGCGGCAGCGACCGGCTGAGCGGCCGGACCATCCGTTTCAACCGCAACACCAATCTGGTCGACCTGGCCGGCGACTGCGTACTGTCGATGCACCTGCCCCGCGAAGGCGTCAAGGCCGATCAGCCGACCGTCGTCCATTCGGACCGGATGCAATTCGACTATGCCGGCAATCTCGGCACCTTTTCCGGCAACGTCCGGATCGTCGACCCGACCGTCAACGTCGAATGCAACACGATGACCATTCAACTGTCCGATCTGCCGGGCGAACCGCCGGTGGCGGCACCGGTTGAGCCAACCGGTGCGCCGGCGCTGCTGCCCGGCATGGATACCGCCCTGGTGCCGGGCGGCGGCAAGGAAGTGACTGAAATCGTCTGTCTCGGCGATGTCGTCGTCCAGCGCAAAGACGCCGCCAACGGGACGGAAACCGAAAAGGCCTCCGCCGGCAAAGCGGTCTATCATTACAAGGAAAGCAAAATCATCCTCTCCGACGGCAATCCGCTGATCATCCGCGGCCGTGATTCCATCAGCGGCCGCGAGGTGGCCATCCTGCTGGATGAGGAACGGCTGATCGTCGACCGCGACAGCAAGATCATTCTGGAATCCCTGCGCAACGGCGTCTTTCAGAGTGCCGAGCCGGCCAGAACGATCGTCAAATCGGATTACACCGACCTGAATTTCGGCGACAATGTGCTGAGTTTCGCCGGCAGCGTCAAAATCACCGACCCGCAGTTGAACCTGACTGCCGACAATCTGAAAATTTATCTGCTGGACGATGTGCAGCCGGCCGCGGTCGAACCGGCCGCAGATCCGGCCGCGATGTTCACCGGCGGCCGCAAGACGGTCAACAAAATCGTCTGCGACGGCAATGTCAAGGCGCACGATCCGCGGGCCGATCTCAATTGCGACATGCTGACGCTGCTGTTCCGGGAAAATGCCGCCGGCAGCGCACTGACCAGCCAGGGCGGCACCGAATTGTATCAAATTCTCTGCGACGGCAATATCAAACTGGTGGCCCGGGATGAGTCGCCGGAAACCGGCAATGCGGCCTTCGACGAACTCGGGCTGCAGTTCACCGGCGGCAGCGGCGGCGAACTGCACGCCGACCACGGCTCGATCCAACCGGCCGACAACCGGGCGGACTTCCTCGGCAATGTCCTGGTGTTCGACGAGGCCGGCAACAAACTGACCAGCGATGAGCTGACCATCCTGGCGGCGGAGGTGTCCGCCGCCGCTGCGCCGCTCGACGAGGACGATGAAAACTTCGATATCTGGGACAACGGCGGCGAACCGCAGCAGATCAGCATCGGAGCCGGCAAAGAGCTGAAACAGATCATCGCCCGGAAAAATGTCCACATCGGCCGGACTCTCAATGGCGTGCTGCAGCAGGCCACCGGGGAAAAAGCGGTTTACGATGTCACCAGCCGCCAGGTCAACATCACCGGCAGCGAGGCGAAACTGCCGACGCTGGAATACGGCAAGACGGTGCAAACCGGCCGGGAAATCATCATGGACGTCGACTCCGGGCGTATGCAGATACTCGACACCGAACTGCGGAACGTCGATCCGGCGTCGCTGAAGGAATTTTAA
- a CDS encoding HAD family hydrolase gives MISQEQFDRIKAIVLDIDGILTDGRIGYDGEREIKFFHVRDGHGIKLAQRAGLKVGALSGRRAEANRQRAAELGFAFLYEGEKDKRQAFEKLLTEQQLKPEECLYIGDDVVDLPVMRRAGIAVTVADAPDYMDRAAAWRTRLPGGRGAVREVIDELLRRQQAWDKLMERYLS, from the coding sequence ATGATCTCACAAGAACAATTTGACCGAATCAAAGCGATCGTCCTGGATATCGACGGCATCCTGACCGACGGCCGGATCGGCTATGACGGCGAAAGGGAAATTAAATTTTTCCACGTCCGCGACGGACACGGCATCAAACTGGCGCAACGGGCCGGCTTGAAAGTCGGCGCCCTGTCCGGCCGCCGGGCCGAAGCCAACCGCCAGCGGGCCGCCGAGCTGGGCTTCGCCTTTCTCTACGAAGGCGAAAAAGACAAACGCCAGGCTTTCGAAAAGTTGCTGACGGAGCAGCAACTGAAACCGGAAGAGTGCCTCTACATCGGCGACGACGTCGTCGACCTGCCGGTGATGCGCCGGGCCGGGATCGCCGTCACCGTGGCGGACGCCCCGGATTATATGGATCGCGCCGCCGCCTGGCGCACCCGGCTGCCCGGCGGCCGCGGCGCGGTCCGGGAAGTGATCGACGAACTGTTGCGGCGGCAGCAGGCATGGGACAAACTGATGGAGCGCTATTTATCGTGA
- the rpmE gene encoding 50S ribosomal protein L31, which translates to MKKDIHPKYGDAKVICACGEVWHIKSTRPEMKVGICAKCHPFFTGKQKFVDTAGRVERFRQRYGVKNND; encoded by the coding sequence ATGAAAAAGGATATTCATCCGAAATATGGTGATGCGAAAGTGATTTGCGCCTGCGGCGAAGTCTGGCACATCAAGTCCACCCGTCCGGAAATGAAGGTCGGTATCTGTGCGAAATGCCACCCGTTCTTTACCGGCAAGCAGAAATTTGTCGATACGGCGGGTCGTGTTGAGCGTTTCCGTCAGCGTTACGGCGTGAAGAACAACGACTGA
- the kdsA gene encoding 3-deoxy-8-phosphooctulonate synthase has product MNATLSLPGYFTIGGQRLTLFGGPCMAESLELCCEVAAFLRELCGELDIQYVFKASFDKANRSSGSSRRGPGLVKGLAMLQEVKSRYHLPVVTDIHECCEAAAAAEVADILQIPAFLCRQTDLLAAAGETGRAVNIKKGQFMAPEDMRGAMEKVYATGNRQVLLTERGSSFGYHNLVVDLRSLPIMRGFGVPVVFDATHSVQLPGGLGNASGGQREFIRPLARAAAAVGIDALFAEVHPCPDQAWSDGPNSLDFRSARQILTEVKRIYDLTRTI; this is encoded by the coding sequence ATGAACGCCACGTTGTCATTGCCGGGATATTTCACGATCGGCGGCCAGCGTCTGACGCTGTTCGGCGGCCCCTGCATGGCCGAAAGCCTGGAGCTGTGCTGCGAAGTCGCCGCGTTCCTGCGCGAATTGTGCGGGGAGCTGGACATTCAATATGTCTTCAAAGCCTCTTTCGACAAGGCGAACCGTTCCAGCGGCAGTTCCCGGCGCGGGCCGGGTTTGGTCAAAGGGCTGGCAATGCTCCAGGAAGTGAAGTCGCGTTATCACCTGCCGGTGGTCACCGACATTCACGAATGCTGTGAAGCGGCGGCCGCGGCGGAAGTGGCCGATATTCTGCAGATTCCGGCCTTCCTCTGCCGGCAGACCGACCTGCTGGCCGCCGCCGGAGAAACCGGACGGGCGGTCAACATCAAAAAGGGACAATTCATGGCGCCGGAAGATATGCGCGGCGCGATGGAAAAAGTTTATGCGACCGGCAACCGGCAGGTACTGCTCACCGAGCGCGGCAGCTCTTTCGGTTATCACAACCTGGTCGTCGACCTGCGTTCGCTGCCGATCATGCGCGGTTTCGGCGTCCCGGTGGTATTCGATGCCACCCACTCGGTTCAACTGCCCGGCGGCCTCGGCAATGCCTCCGGCGGGCAGCGCGAATTCATCCGGCCGCTGGCGCGGGCGGCGGCGGCAGTCGGCATTGACGCATTGTTCGCCGAAGTGCACCCGTGTCCCGACCAGGCCTGGTCGGACGGCCCGAACTCGCTGGATTTCCGCTCGGCGCGGCAAATTTTAACGGAAGTAAAACGCATCTATGATCTCACAAGAACAATTTGA
- the prfA gene encoding peptide chain release factor 1: protein MTPSDIAGYIENLRGRFAELEHLLADPAIYGKPNDLKRISREHRQLANLFENFDRWTRVLRELDENARLSAGEDDPELKALIVADIADLEAEAAKLAAAIQLALLPPDPNDARNIIVEIKPAAGGDESALFAADLFRLYMYYAEKRHWKLEILDQAPSDLGGLKNIAFSLAGEDVYSRMKYESGVHRVQRIPATESGGRIHTSTVTVAVMPEAEAVEIDIKPEELRFDVFRSSGPGGQCVNTTDSAVRVTHIPTGLSVASQQEKSQHRNKEIALRILYARLLEHKQREEAAKQAADKRSQVGTGDRSERIRTYNYPQSRVTDHRFGITLYDLPKLMEGELDLLLDPIITIACEQQLANLGNRPS from the coding sequence ATGACTCCTTCAGACATCGCCGGATATATCGAGAATCTTCGCGGCCGGTTTGCCGAATTGGAGCACCTGCTGGCGGACCCGGCGATCTACGGCAAGCCGAATGATTTGAAACGCATTTCCCGGGAGCATCGTCAACTGGCGAATCTGTTCGAGAATTTCGACCGTTGGACGCGGGTGCTGCGCGAATTGGACGAAAATGCCCGTTTGTCGGCCGGCGAGGATGATCCCGAACTCAAAGCATTGATTGTTGCCGATATCGCCGACCTGGAAGCGGAAGCGGCCAAGCTGGCGGCCGCCATTCAACTGGCGCTGCTGCCGCCGGACCCGAACGACGCGCGCAATATCATCGTCGAAATCAAGCCGGCGGCCGGCGGCGACGAATCGGCGCTGTTTGCGGCGGATCTGTTCCGCCTGTATATGTATTACGCCGAGAAGCGGCATTGGAAACTGGAAATTCTCGACCAGGCGCCGAGCGATCTGGGCGGTTTGAAGAACATCGCCTTTTCGCTGGCCGGCGAGGATGTTTACTCGCGGATGAAATACGAGAGCGGCGTGCACCGGGTTCAGCGGATTCCGGCGACGGAGTCCGGCGGGCGCATCCATACTTCGACGGTGACGGTGGCGGTGATGCCGGAAGCCGAAGCGGTGGAAATCGATATCAAACCGGAGGAGCTGCGTTTCGACGTATTCCGTTCCTCCGGCCCCGGCGGCCAGTGCGTCAATACGACCGATTCGGCGGTCCGGGTAACCCACATTCCCACCGGTCTGTCGGTGGCCAGCCAGCAGGAAAAATCGCAGCACCGCAACAAGGAGATCGCTTTGCGGATTCTCTATGCGCGTTTGCTGGAGCACAAGCAGCGGGAAGAGGCGGCGAAACAGGCGGCCGACAAGCGTTCGCAGGTCGGCACCGGCGACCGCAGCGAACGGATCCGCACCTACAATTATCCGCAGAGCCGGGTGACCGACCATCGTTTCGGCATCACTTTGTACGATTTGCCGAAGCTGATGGAAGGGGAGCTGGACCTGTTGCTCGATCCGATCATCACCATCGCCTGTGAACAGCAACTGGCCAATCTCGGCAACCGGCCGTCCTGA
- a CDS encoding polysaccharide biosynthesis tyrosine autokinase yields the protein MTLSETPWVSQLNFAWRLSRRHWRYLLLFILAGIAISALVCALITPRYRSMLSFFTWNQSLGKAVAEAQDDNPENQAKAVMLYNNIIAQSMNIGQRLIGDYRKIINSDKVKKMIQADLAARGFRPPYHYDLKTQADRQSCIMTLEVTSPDRELAYAAAEAAMVAFTAVQKDLMSVYFAEKIDDATRPLTPYTPRWPLGLGLGAFFGALIGFGVIWLKEYLDMTIKAPDDLQEIELLPLGIIPTVDNLAVRLAERDLDGSSRLLTAMLDNYRIIKTTICYLNADHPPRLIQITSDIPGVGKSTSILLLAKVLGEDNQRVLVVDCDLRKPSLKNKLNLNCKNGLVDCIFNRKPGDDLAEFVEKDVFPHVDIIHHGVIPPAPTQLLNSERFAALLAELKQQYDYILLDSPPIQGMADAMILANLVDGVIIAAQAGRTRRDHLSRVMVQMGVLKNKFLGGVITNVSDKFNKYYYSYGYGYGYGYGSGEEEENA from the coding sequence ATGACATTGTCGGAAACACCCTGGGTCAGTCAACTGAATTTCGCCTGGCGGCTGAGCCGCCGCCACTGGCGGTATCTGCTGCTCTTCATTCTGGCCGGAATCGCCATATCGGCGCTGGTCTGCGCGCTGATCACGCCGCGCTATCGCTCCATGCTGTCATTTTTCACCTGGAACCAGTCGCTGGGCAAAGCCGTCGCCGAAGCGCAGGACGACAATCCGGAAAATCAGGCCAAAGCGGTCATGCTCTACAACAATATCATCGCCCAGTCGATGAACATCGGCCAACGGCTGATCGGCGACTACCGCAAGATCATCAACAGCGACAAAGTCAAAAAAATGATTCAGGCAGACCTGGCGGCCCGGGGCTTCCGGCCGCCTTATCATTACGATCTCAAAACCCAGGCCGACCGGCAGTCCTGCATCATGACGCTGGAAGTAACTTCGCCCGACCGGGAGCTGGCTTACGCCGCGGCGGAAGCGGCAATGGTCGCCTTCACCGCCGTTCAGAAAGACCTGATGAGCGTCTATTTCGCCGAAAAGATCGACGATGCCACCCGCCCCCTGACGCCTTATACGCCGCGCTGGCCGCTCGGACTGGGACTCGGCGCATTTTTCGGCGCTCTGATCGGTTTCGGGGTCATCTGGCTGAAAGAATATCTGGATATGACCATCAAAGCGCCGGACGACCTGCAGGAGATCGAACTGCTGCCGCTCGGCATCATCCCGACGGTCGACAACCTGGCCGTCCGGCTGGCGGAACGCGACCTCGACGGCAGTTCCCGGCTGTTGACCGCCATGCTGGACAACTATCGGATCATCAAAACCACCATCTGCTATTTGAACGCCGATCATCCGCCGCGGCTCATTCAAATCACCAGCGATATCCCGGGCGTCGGCAAATCGACTTCGATCCTGTTGCTGGCCAAAGTGCTCGGCGAAGACAACCAGCGGGTGCTGGTCGTCGACTGCGACCTGCGCAAGCCTTCCCTCAAGAACAAGCTGAATCTCAATTGCAAAAACGGCCTGGTCGACTGCATTTTCAACCGCAAACCGGGCGACGACCTCGCCGAATTCGTCGAAAAAGATGTCTTTCCGCACGTCGATATCATTCACCACGGCGTCATCCCGCCGGCGCCGACCCAGCTGTTGAACAGCGAACGTTTCGCCGCGCTGCTCGCCGAGTTGAAACAGCAGTACGATTATATTCTGCTGGATTCTCCGCCGATTCAGGGCATGGCCGACGCGATGATTCTGGCCAACCTGGTCGACGGCGTCATCATCGCCGCCCAAGCCGGCCGTACCCGGCGCGACCACCTCTCCCGGGTCATGGTGCAAATGGGAGTGCTCAAGAACAAATTCCTCGGCGGCGTCATCACCAATGTCAGCGACAAGTTCAACAAATATTATTACAGCTATGGTTACGGATACGGCTATGGCTACGGCAGCGGAGAAGAAGAGGAAAACGCCTGA